A segment of the Terribacillus aidingensis genome:
GATCGGACCGTCACCTAGCGGCTGCAGCAAGGCTGCGGCAATTTTGTAGATAAGTGCGATAGCAAGAATCTTGATTGCCGGAAACAACGAGATTGCCAAAACGATCAGCACCCCGACAATCCCGATTGCGTTCTTCAGAAGCAGTGAAGCACTAAGCACAGTATCAGTAGCATCGGTGAACATACGGCCAATGACAGGTATGAAGTTTCCGGTAACGAATTTGGCTGTCTTCATCGCTACACCGTCCTGTACCGCTGTAACGGCACCCTGGACGGAGATGACACCAAGAAAGACAGAAAAGAAAATACCCAACAGCCATAATCCGATGTTTTTCAATAAATCGGCAAGCTGGGTTACTGGATACTCTTTGTTGATTGTACTGACTAGATGCAAGAGAGCACTCATGAGGAATAATGGGATGATTATCTTTGCGATCAATAGCCCGCTGGCGTGGATAAGGAAAACAATGATAGGATGAAAGAAAGCGACGGCAGATAAACTTCCAAACGAAGCCATCAATCCAAGCAGCAGCGGAATCAAAGCCAGCATGAAATCACTCATACCATTGATAGCTTCCATTGCGTAATTCACTGACAAACGGAAGCTGTTCAAAAGAAGTGTCAGAAGAACCATACATACGATCAAATAAGCGACTTTGCTGATTGAACCTTTATTGAATGCGGTTTGGATTGTCTGGAGGATGCTGCTGAATAGAGTTAAAAGAATCAAGATACCAAGCAGCTTTCCATTGAGCAGCAGCTCATACAGCAGATATTCAAAAAGCCCTTTCAACCATGATTGGATGGAGATATCTCCTTGCTGCTTGATAAAATCAACGAAAGAGCCTTTCTCCAGTTCCGGTATAAACTGGCCGTACTTGTCTGATAAAAGCTCCCAATAACCCGTGAGTTCTTCAGTCGGCAGACTGTCGAATGCTGTGATCGCAGCCTCCTGTTCTTCTGCTTGGCCTGTCTCAGCAAAAGCAGCTGATGGAAGTGCAAGAACACCAAACAAAGCAAAAAGAAATACCAAGCAGCGTTTCAACGTATCCAGCTCCTTATCCGCCCGGCATGAAACTCATGATTGTCTCGATGACCGCTGTCAGAATCGGTATGGCCACCGTTATGATAATGATTTTTCCGGCAAGCTCTATTTTTGCAGCGATTGCTGATAACCCGGCATCTCGTGTTAGATGCGCACCAAATTCCGTGATATAAGCAATGCCGATGATTTTCAAGATCGTTTTGATATAAAGACCTTCCACATTTGCCCGTTCACCCAGCTGTTCAATCAGAAGCAGAATGCCAGTAATCTTTTGCAGGATGAACAGGAAAATGATGATGCCCGTCACCACGACAACAAAAAATGCAATCGATGAATTTTGTTCTTTTACAATTAAGGCAAGCAAACTTGCTACAATGCCAATGGATACGATTATAATGATATCCATCTTAATCGCCTCATCCCTGGAATAAAAACACCGACTTGATCTGCTGGAACAGTTCCGATAATTTGCCCAAGACGATGAGCAGTACCAGGATGAAACCCATCAGTGTCGTGAATTGTGCAATCTCTTCCTTTCCCATTTGCTTCAGTACAGTATGAATGATTGCGACGATCATCCCGATACCTGCGATTTGAAATAGAATCATTGCTTCTCCGAGCATAGCGGACTCCTTTCCTACCTCGTTCAGATAAGCAGTAGTACGATCAGCAAACCTGTCAGGAATCCAAGGTTACGGATCATTTTTCCATAACGCTGACTCGCTTCTTCTGATTCCTCCAGCTCCCGTTCCAGGTGGGTTCTGGCCAGCTGGATATGCTTTTGCTGCTGTTCAAAGTCGTGCTGGCCAAGTGTACGGCCGAATTGCAGCCAAACATCCTTTTCAGCGGGTTTCAGTGCTGTTGTACCTATCCAAGCCTCTGTCGTCTCTTCCCAGCAGTCATACAGACCTGCCGGATGCAGCTGCAGCTTATCAGATAAAGATCGAAAAAAGGAAGCTGCCGGATGCGGAACCTGTTTGGCCAGATTTTCGCTTGTTTCAATGATGCTTGTCTGACTGTAGAGTATTTCTGCCTCCATCACCTGCAGACTGCTGATCAGCTGGCGGATTTGCTTTGGTCGCTGCTGCAGTTTGCGGGACAGCTCGAAACCTACCCAAGTTGCGGCAATAAGCACAAGTATTGCTCCTAGCCACTTCATGCGTTTGCACCTGCCGGGCTAGCTGTTTCCAACAAAGCTTGTACTACGCCAGGAGACATGCCCTTCTTCAAAATGACGATGCGTTCGAATACTTTCTGTTCGAATAAGGGCTTTAAAGAAGGACGTTGACGGATGGAATCCAAGCTGTCACCGTGAACACTGCATACGATCCTCACACCTGCATGCAAGGCTTCCTGCAATGCCTGGACATCCCGCTCGCTTCCAATCTCGTCCGCCACTATTACATCCGGGGACATCGATCGGATCAGCATCATTAAACCCTCTGCTTTCGGACAGGCATCCATGATATCCGTCCTTTTTCCAAGATCATGCTGCGGTATGCCATTGATGCTTCCTCCAATTTCAGAGCGTTCGTCAACGACTGCAGTCTTCAACGCCGGATATTGCTGCCAGCCTGTAGATAGAGAACGGACTATATCACGAAGAATGGTCGTTTTACCAGACTTCGGCGGTCCTATGATAAGCGTATGGCGACAAGTGCCGTCAGGCTTGTACAAGGAAGACATGATTTTTCCCGCTGCTCCTGGTCTTGCTTTGGCAATTCTTATATTGAAGGAGGATATATGCTTAAGAGCTTTTACGACACCGCCCTCTGTATTGACCTGCCCACTCAATCCGACGCGATGCCCTCCTGCAATGGTGATATAACCTTCTCGCAATTCATTTTCAAGTGCATATAAGGAAAAATCACTCAATTGATTCAGCATGAACCGAGCATCTGCAGCCTCCATTAGCGAAGCTTCAATCCATTCAGTTCCGTCATCGAAGCACAACTCAAGCTGCTGATTCGTCCGGCAGCGAATTTCCTGCAGCTTGTCCCATCGTCTCCCTACTTTTTCTGACAAGAGAGCTTGTAAAGGCGGTCGAAACAATTTCTGGATTTCCTTCATTCTGCTCACCTCTAACTTCGATTGGACACGTTGTCCATACTGTAATGTATGTGCCTCTGAATGGTTTATGCCACAAAAAAAGAGCCCCTTCCCATGTTGGGAAGAGGCCCTCTCGCTGTCTTATGCACGTGAAACGTATTTTCCATCTGATGTGTTGATGATAAGTACATCGCCTTCGTTGATGAAGAAAGGTACTTGCACGCTCAAACCAGTTTCTACGATAGCTGGTTTCGTACCGCCGCTTGCAGTATCACCTTTGATACCTGGTTCTGTTTCTACAACTTTCAATTCTACGTTATTCGGAAGATCTACACCAAGTGTTTCACCACCGAAAGTCATAACACTGATTTCCATGTTCTCTTTCAGGAATTTCAGCTCATATTCGATCTGCGCTGTGGAAAGTTCCAGCTGATCGTATGTGTCGGTGTCCATGAAAGTATGTGTTTCACCAGAAGCATAAAGATATTGCATCTTTTTATGTTCGATATGTGCACGAGAAACTTTCTCTCCAGCACGGAATGTTTTTTCCTGGATGTTACCATTACGCAAATTACGCAGCTTAGAACGTACGAATGCCGCACCCTTACCTGGTTTTACGTGCTGGAAATCGATAACCTGCCACAGGCCATTATCTACTTCGATTGTTAGGCCCGTACGAAAATCGTTTACTGAAATCATTGTTTTCCTCCTTCGAAAAACGGCTGTTACAAAGTAATTAAATCTTTAGTGGAGAACGTCAGGCGTTCACTGCCATCAGCTGTCAGCACGAGATCATCCTCAATTCGGCATCCGCCTACTTCCGGTATGTAGATCCCCGGCTCTACTGTAACAACCATTCCCGGCTTCAATACCGTATCGGAACGGAAGGATAGAGCTGGCGATTCGTGTACATCCATACCGAGCCCATGTCCGGTTGAATGTCCGAAGTACTGACCGTAGCCTTTTTCGGAGATATAGTCTCGTGTGAGCGCATCGGCTTCTTTACCAGTAATACCCGGTTTCACGCCTGCAACTCCTCGAAGATTCGCCTCTAGTACTATATCATAAATTTCACGTAATTTGTCACTTATCTCACCTACTGCAAAAGTTCGGGTGATATCCGAGCAATATCCATTGTAAAGGGCACCGTAATCCAGCGTGACCAATTCGCCCTTTTGAATCTCCTTATCTGATGCTACACCATGCGGCAATGCGGAACGGTATCCGGAAGCGACGATCGTATCGAAACTGGATTGTGTCGCGCCCTGCTTGCGCATAAAGAACTCAAGCTCGTTGGAAACTTCGATCTCCTTCATGCCTGGCTTCACGAAAGTAAGGATATGTGTATAAGCTGCATCGGCAATCTCGGCAGCGGTCTTCATGATAGCAAGCTCTGCCTCTGATTTGATCAGACGCAGCTCCTCAATCAAGCCTGATGCAGGAATGAGGTCTGCATGTACAGCATTCTGAAACTGCTGGTACAGTGCGAAAGTAACATCTTCATGCTCAAATCCAGCTTGCTGAGCACCTTCTTTAAGAAGCTGTGCAGCAGCTTCCTGAATGATGGACTGTTTATGCTCGATGATCTCAAAATCAGGAGCTTGTTCTGTTGCCTGCTCAATATAACGGAAATCAGTGAGGAACAGCTGCTTCGATTTAGTGATGATAAGAAGGCCTGCACTTCCGGTAAAGCCTGATATGTATCGGCGGTTCTGTGCACTCGTTACGATGAATGCGTCCAAGTTCTTCTTTTCCATTAAGGCACGTAATTTCTCTAATTTCTCCATCTGTTTCTTCCTCTCCCTTTATTTCTCCAGCAGCGCTAAAGCCGCATATCGGTATCCTTTAATACCTAAACCGACGATCTGACCCTTACACACGGATGCCAGCATCGAATGATGACGGAATTCCTCCCGCGTATGGATATTCGATATATGCACTTCCAGTACCGGAATAGGGACACTTGCAATCGCATCCCTGATCGCGATGCTTGTATGTGTATATGCTGCGGCATTCAGGATGATTCCGCTGCACGTACGGCCTGCCTCCTGGATCTTATCGACCATCGCACCTTCATGATTGGACTGAAAGTCTTCCAGTTCGTACCCGAAACTGTCTGTCACCTTCTTCACTTCAGCAACTACATCAGCCAGCGTATGGCTTCCATAAATTCCAGGCTCCCTCGTTCCGAGCAAATTTAAATTAGGTCCATTGATCAACATTAAGCGATTCACAATCTTCATCCTTTGGTTACATTATTTTAACTTTCACATAGTGTAACATAAGACGGAAGCTTTGTGATTGAAAATTCGAAATGCTTAATTATCCTGGTATGCTTCGCTTTGCTGGTATT
Coding sequences within it:
- the spoIIIAA gene encoding stage III sporulation protein AA — its product is MKEIQKLFRPPLQALLSEKVGRRWDKLQEIRCRTNQQLELCFDDGTEWIEASLMEAADARFMLNQLSDFSLYALENELREGYITIAGGHRVGLSGQVNTEGGVVKALKHISSFNIRIAKARPGAAGKIMSSLYKPDGTCRHTLIIGPPKSGKTTILRDIVRSLSTGWQQYPALKTAVVDERSEIGGSINGIPQHDLGKRTDIMDACPKAEGLMMLIRSMSPDVIVADEIGSERDVQALQEALHAGVRIVCSVHGDSLDSIRQRPSLKPLFEQKVFERIVILKKGMSPGVVQALLETASPAGANA
- the spoIIIAE gene encoding stage III sporulation protein AE codes for the protein MKRCLVFLFALFGVLALPSAAFAETGQAEEQEAAITAFDSLPTEELTGYWELLSDKYGQFIPELEKGSFVDFIKQQGDISIQSWLKGLFEYLLYELLLNGKLLGILILLTLFSSILQTIQTAFNKGSISKVAYLIVCMVLLTLLLNSFRLSVNYAMEAINGMSDFMLALIPLLLGLMASFGSLSAVAFFHPIIVFLIHASGLLIAKIIIPLFLMSALLHLVSTINKEYPVTQLADLLKNIGLWLLGIFFSVFLGVISVQGAVTAVQDGVAMKTAKFVTGNFIPVIGRMFTDATDTVLSASLLLKNAIGIVGVLIVLAISLFPAIKILAIALIYKIAAALLQPLGDGPIIKSMQVMSKYILYIFACLLVVAFMFFIAIVIIVASSNVTLMLR
- a CDS encoding Xaa-Pro peptidase family protein, with protein sequence MEKLEKLRALMEKKNLDAFIVTSAQNRRYISGFTGSAGLLIITKSKQLFLTDFRYIEQATEQAPDFEIIEHKQSIIQEAAAQLLKEGAQQAGFEHEDVTFALYQQFQNAVHADLIPASGLIEELRLIKSEAELAIMKTAAEIADAAYTHILTFVKPGMKEIEVSNELEFFMRKQGATQSSFDTIVASGYRSALPHGVASDKEIQKGELVTLDYGALYNGYCSDITRTFAVGEISDKLREIYDIVLEANLRGVAGVKPGITGKEADALTRDYISEKGYGQYFGHSTGHGLGMDVHESPALSFRSDTVLKPGMVVTVEPGIYIPEVGGCRIEDDLVLTADGSERLTFSTKDLITL
- the spoIIIAC gene encoding stage III sporulation protein AC → MLGEAMILFQIAGIGMIVAIIHTVLKQMGKEEIAQFTTLMGFILVLLIVLGKLSELFQQIKSVFLFQG
- the spoIIIAB gene encoding stage III sporulation protein SpoIIIAB yields the protein MKWLGAILVLIAATWVGFELSRKLQQRPKQIRQLISSLQVMEAEILYSQTSIIETSENLAKQVPHPAASFFRSLSDKLQLHPAGLYDCWEETTEAWIGTTALKPAEKDVWLQFGRTLGQHDFEQQQKHIQLARTHLERELEESEEASQRYGKMIRNLGFLTGLLIVLLLI
- the aroQ gene encoding type II 3-dehydroquinate dehydratase — protein: MNRLMLINGPNLNLLGTREPGIYGSHTLADVVAEVKKVTDSFGYELEDFQSNHEGAMVDKIQEAGRTCSGIILNAAAYTHTSIAIRDAIASVPIPVLEVHISNIHTREEFRHHSMLASVCKGQIVGLGIKGYRYAALALLEK
- the spoIIIAD gene encoding stage III sporulation protein AD, which produces MKMDIIIIVSIGIVASLLALIVKEQNSSIAFFVVVVTGIIIFLFILQKITGILLLIEQLGERANVEGLYIKTILKIIGIAYITEFGAHLTRDAGLSAIAAKIELAGKIIIITVAIPILTAVIETIMSFMPGG
- the efp gene encoding elongation factor P — protein: MISVNDFRTGLTIEVDNGLWQVIDFQHVKPGKGAAFVRSKLRNLRNGNIQEKTFRAGEKVSRAHIEHKKMQYLYASGETHTFMDTDTYDQLELSTAQIEYELKFLKENMEISVMTFGGETLGVDLPNNVELKVVETEPGIKGDTASGGTKPAIVETGLSVQVPFFINEGDVLIINTSDGKYVSRA